One window of the Leptospira koniambonensis genome contains the following:
- a CDS encoding Crp/Fnr family transcriptional regulator, whose amino-acid sequence MKFSKEVSKALELSIFSSLEKESYLPLIERGVLVKFKAGQIAQRKPGDPEYAGLVLSGFFRMYLFAESGRQTTVRYTRQGDMMGIVGALTPEEKTGQPEETFVQSLTDSEVLALSFEDLRSYGKKSAELAWLFAEECARRAYAALRELYGVSFMGVRQRLARHLLLNAISGENPPFLSVNLSQQDLADSIGTVREVIVRELRSLKQEGLIASSRNRIEILDPIGLHSVSEEGH is encoded by the coding sequence ATGAAATTTTCGAAGGAAGTTTCCAAAGCTCTAGAGTTAAGTATCTTTTCTTCTTTGGAAAAAGAGAGTTATCTACCTCTGATTGAAAGAGGAGTTTTAGTAAAATTTAAAGCAGGACAAATCGCTCAAAGAAAACCGGGGGATCCTGAATATGCAGGGCTTGTTCTCTCGGGATTTTTTAGGATGTATCTTTTTGCAGAATCGGGAAGACAAACTACGGTTCGTTACACTAGACAGGGCGATATGATGGGAATTGTAGGAGCTCTAACACCCGAAGAAAAAACTGGGCAGCCGGAAGAGACATTCGTTCAGTCCTTGACCGATTCTGAAGTGCTCGCATTGTCCTTCGAAGATCTAAGATCCTATGGGAAAAAATCTGCCGAACTTGCTTGGTTATTTGCAGAAGAATGTGCAAGAAGGGCCTACGCGGCTCTTCGGGAATTGTACGGGGTTAGTTTTATGGGAGTTAGACAAAGACTTGCTAGACACTTACTCTTGAACGCGATTAGCGGAGAAAATCCTCCTTTTCTATCGGTGAATCTTTCCCAACAGGATCTCGCCGATTCGATCGGAACAGTAAGAGAGGTGATCGTTCGGGAACTCAGGAGTTTGAAACAGGAAGGATTAATCGCTAGCTCTCGAAATCGGATAGAAATCCTAGATCCGATCGGATTACATTCAGTTTCCGAAGAAGGTCATTAA
- a CDS encoding acyl-CoA dehydrogenase family protein, translating into MDFSLSSDEQEFTESFRNFCKKEISPFAEEADKTKELPRSHYLKLGEAGYLGLLHEEEFGGQGAGVFLSTLAMEIISESCGSTFFSAGASAGLFGLPIKHFGTPEQKKKYLPNIISGKTIGSLGVTEPDGGSDVSGLSSLAKKSGKDRYLLSGQKTFITNAPNADYCLVLARTQDETGKEKGLTHFIVDLNSKGISRSAAMDKMGLKASPTGALFFEDVEVPEENILGKLGKGFRQTMQTFNAERLSLAAYSLGVMKACLDESKSFSASRKSFGKSIYQHQGVAFMLAEIYSKYEAAKWLTYNTAWEMEKMESEGKPSMSLSGKCAACKLFATTAAREVTNLAVQIHGGAGYMDEYKVSRLYRDTRLGEIGGGTSEIQKLIISGSIMKE; encoded by the coding sequence ATGGATTTTAGCCTAAGTTCCGATGAACAAGAGTTCACAGAATCATTTCGTAATTTTTGCAAAAAGGAGATCAGTCCATTTGCGGAAGAAGCGGATAAAACAAAGGAACTTCCCAGATCTCATTATCTCAAGCTGGGAGAAGCTGGTTATTTAGGTCTTTTGCATGAAGAGGAATTCGGCGGACAAGGTGCCGGAGTTTTTTTAAGCACTTTAGCCATGGAGATTATTTCAGAATCTTGTGGTTCTACATTTTTCAGTGCAGGTGCTTCTGCAGGTTTATTCGGACTTCCTATTAAACATTTCGGAACACCAGAGCAAAAGAAAAAGTATCTGCCAAATATTATCTCAGGCAAAACGATCGGCTCCTTAGGCGTTACGGAACCTGATGGAGGTTCTGATGTTTCAGGACTTTCTTCACTTGCTAAAAAATCAGGAAAGGATCGTTATCTTCTCTCAGGCCAAAAAACTTTTATAACAAATGCACCTAATGCGGACTATTGTTTGGTTCTTGCAAGAACCCAAGACGAAACTGGAAAAGAAAAGGGACTCACTCATTTTATAGTAGATCTGAACTCCAAAGGTATCTCCAGGTCTGCTGCAATGGATAAGATGGGATTGAAAGCATCCCCTACTGGAGCATTATTCTTCGAAGATGTAGAAGTTCCGGAAGAAAATATTTTAGGTAAATTAGGAAAAGGTTTTAGACAAACAATGCAAACCTTCAACGCAGAAAGACTTTCTTTGGCGGCTTATTCCTTAGGAGTTATGAAGGCTTGTTTAGATGAATCTAAATCTTTCTCTGCTTCCCGCAAAAGTTTCGGCAAATCCATTTACCAACACCAGGGTGTTGCATTCATGCTCGCAGAAATTTATTCTAAGTATGAAGCAGCAAAATGGCTTACTTATAATACCGCTTGGGAAATGGAAAAAATGGAATCGGAAGGAAAACCAAGCATGAGTCTTTCCGGAAAATGCGCCGCATGTAAATTATTCGCAACTACTGCAGCAAGAGAAGTTACAAATCTTGCGGTACAAATACATGGGGGCGCAGGTTATATGGACGAATATAAAGTTTCTCGCCTATATAGAGACACACGCTTAGGAGAAATAGGTGGAGGAACAAGCGAGATCCAAAAATTGATCATCTCCGGAAGTATCATGAAAGAATAA
- a CDS encoding crotonase/enoyl-CoA hydratase family protein, translating to MKSYTYIQIEKKGPVFCIALNRPDARNAMNTQMIMELSDALTVYEDDPSSRCAVLYANGLHFTFGLELEDVAKSIIEQGRNFFQKGNINPWDTGGTGRIRKKPLITAVHGFCLTLGIELMLASDIALAAEKTVFAQMEVQRGILPFGGATIRFVKASGWGNAMKYILTGDTFDASEGYRIGILQEVLPKKELLARAIELAEKISAQAPKAIDAVLENARKAIEVGDLEAIDDLVPLVTDCLKSEDGQEGIRSLLEKRTAVFKGK from the coding sequence ATGAAATCGTATACTTATATCCAAATCGAAAAGAAAGGTCCTGTGTTCTGTATTGCACTCAATCGCCCCGATGCCAGGAACGCGATGAATACACAGATGATCATGGAGTTAAGTGATGCCCTTACTGTTTACGAAGATGATCCAAGTTCCAGATGCGCGGTTCTATATGCAAATGGTCTTCATTTCACTTTCGGTTTAGAATTGGAAGATGTTGCTAAATCGATTATCGAACAAGGCAGAAATTTTTTCCAAAAGGGAAATATCAATCCTTGGGATACTGGGGGAACAGGTAGAATTCGAAAAAAACCTTTGATCACTGCAGTCCACGGGTTTTGCCTAACTTTAGGAATTGAATTGATGTTAGCTTCCGACATTGCTCTCGCCGCAGAGAAAACAGTATTCGCTCAAATGGAAGTACAAAGAGGGATTTTGCCTTTTGGCGGAGCTACAATCCGATTCGTAAAAGCTTCAGGTTGGGGAAATGCAATGAAATATATCTTAACAGGAGACACTTTCGATGCTTCTGAAGGATATCGGATTGGAATTTTACAAGAAGTTCTGCCTAAAAAAGAATTATTAGCAAGAGCAATAGAACTTGCCGAAAAAATTTCCGCCCAAGCTCCAAAAGCAATAGATGCGGTTCTCGAAAATGCAAGAAAAGCAATCGAAGTTGGAGATCTGGAAGCAATTGATGATCTAGTACCTTTGGTGACTGATTGTTTAAAATCGGAAGACGGCCAAGAAGGTATCCGCTCCCTACTGGAAAAAAGAACTGCAGTTTTCAAAGGAAAATAG
- a CDS encoding helix-turn-helix domain-containing protein, whose amino-acid sequence MPNLPILFPEQVSQSPAFWILVSFAIFGTYLGALLCVGQNILERKTALNRLLSLLFVCLGLLQGSCLFYVFGLSSSYPRIVLLHIPVLGSIGPILYGIHKIIQNSEFEKSTLGLSPKHSILPGIIWILYFLSFVLDSDTIREGIRTFSGTRSEFDLAFLAPLLVLAAYIAGLLTGSRILFKPNVLKEEWTARVLLYIILATIANHSVGAFFLIDKNPLFLLVSASMMGLSLCVSYLIGRRYPAYFQNLQEVARVTFQKYSRSLLQGMDLATLRENLLQAMEVEKLYKDEDLSLASLADELGLSSHQLSELINQEMGKNFSAFVNEYRIREACELLSKNKDTSVLDIAYEVGFRSKTSFHRAFQKEVGVPPSEYREKNS is encoded by the coding sequence ATGCCTAATCTTCCGATTTTATTTCCGGAACAAGTCTCTCAATCTCCGGCTTTCTGGATTTTAGTTTCTTTCGCGATATTCGGAACTTATCTCGGGGCATTATTATGCGTTGGGCAGAATATTTTAGAAAGGAAAACAGCTCTCAATCGTTTGCTTTCTTTATTATTCGTATGTCTCGGGCTATTGCAAGGCAGCTGTTTATTTTACGTATTTGGACTTTCTTCTTCTTATCCAAGGATTGTACTTCTTCATATTCCTGTTTTGGGTTCCATAGGTCCCATCCTATACGGCATTCACAAGATCATACAGAACTCAGAATTTGAAAAATCTACATTAGGCTTAAGCCCCAAACATTCCATTCTACCAGGGATCATTTGGATTTTATATTTTTTAAGTTTTGTTCTGGATTCAGATACTATCAGAGAAGGTATTCGAACATTTTCCGGAACAAGAAGCGAATTTGATCTAGCTTTTTTAGCCCCTCTACTTGTGCTAGCAGCTTATATTGCCGGCTTATTGACAGGTAGTAGAATATTATTTAAACCGAATGTTTTGAAAGAAGAATGGACTGCAAGAGTTCTTCTCTATATCATTCTTGCCACAATTGCAAATCATTCCGTCGGCGCATTTTTTCTGATAGATAAGAATCCGCTCTTTCTATTGGTAAGTGCTTCTATGATGGGACTTAGTCTCTGTGTTTCTTATTTGATTGGCAGAAGGTACCCTGCTTATTTCCAAAATTTGCAGGAGGTCGCAAGAGTCACCTTTCAGAAATATTCCCGCTCCTTACTACAAGGAATGGATCTCGCTACACTCAGAGAAAATTTGCTTCAAGCGATGGAAGTCGAAAAATTATACAAAGACGAGGACTTGAGTTTGGCAAGTCTTGCGGATGAGTTAGGACTTTCTTCTCACCAACTTTCAGAATTGATCAACCAAGAAATGGGCAAAAATTTTTCAGCATTCGTTAACGAGTATAGGATCCGAGAGGCTTGTGAGCTACTTTCTAAAAACAAGGATACTTCTGTTCTGGATATCGCCTACGAAGTTGGGTTTAGGAGTAAAACTTCCTTCCATAGGGCGTTTCAGAAAGAAGTTGGAGTTCCTCCGTCTGAATATAGAGAGAAAAATTCTTAA